ACGTGTGTTGTAAATGAAATACGCGTAACAGGCATCAAACCAAGGTATTTAAAAGGATTTATTCAGCTTATACACGGAAAAGACGGAGCTCCCACCAACTAATATGTTTACAGGAATTATAGAAGAAGTAGGCGAAGTGATTGCTATTAACACAAGTAAAACAAATACTGTTTTTACTATAAAATCTTCTTTTACAGCCGATTTACAGATAAATCAAAGTGTTGCGCACAATGGCGTGTGTCTGTCCGTTACAGCCAAAGAAAACAACACGTACCAGGTAACTGCAATACAAGAAACGCTTCAAAAAACAAATTTATCTGCTGTTAAGATAGGAGATAAAGTAAATTTAGAAAGGTGTTTGTCGGCTTCTGCTCGTTTTGATGGACATATTGTACAAGGGCATGTAGATGCTACAGCTACTTGTGTTTCGATAAAGGATATGGACGGAAGTTGGGTGTTTGAATTTAAACACGCTGTAAAGCCTGAATTTATTACGGTAGAGAAAGGCTCTGTTGCAGTTAATGGAATTAGCCTAACAGTGGTAAATTCGAAAAAAGACAGATTTTCTATCGCTGTAATTCCTTATACGTTCCAACATACCAATTTACACAAGTTGCAAGTTGGTGAGGATGTAAATATTGAATTTGATGTTGTAGGAAAATACATGGCAAAACTTTCTGCCGGCTATTTACCTAACTTATAACGAAGAATATTTTTCTTTCAAAAATTCTTTATAGTCGCCTAGGTTAGCCATTACTTGAAGCTCTCTGTATTTTTCATGAAACTCCATATCAGTAAGTTCTTTGTTCAACTCCGTGATACGGAATTTGTCATAATTTCGCAATGCCATCCATTCTTCGTTTGTAAGTGATTGTGCGCTGTATTCTCTGTCTCGCAAATCACTAATGGTGGTAGTGTTTAACAATTCTTGCTTTTTTGTTTGCCGAATTGTTACAAATGTTTTTTCATTTTTCATTGCTGTCGGTTTTGGATTTAAACAAATTTAAAAACCGTCTTTAGTTGTATGAGATGTCTATAAAGTTGTTATCAACAAAAAACATGTTGATAGTAGTACGAAGAATTTTTTTGAATTCTACATGTGCAATTATCTCCTTTTTGATGCTGATGCACAAACCATCCAAAAAGAATTGTAAATTAGTACTCCTAAAAAATTATTTATGCAAAAAGTTACTGCTGCTATTACTGCTGTTGGAGGATATGTTCCGGATTTTGTTTTATCCAATGAAGTGTTGGAAACGATGGTCGAAACAAATAGCGAGTGGATTGAAAGTCGTACTGGAATAAAAGAACGAAGAATTTTAAAAGGAGAGGGCAAAGCAACATCTGATATGTGTGTGGAGGCAATTAATCAATTGCTTAAAAAGCGTGGTATTGGTGCCGAAGAAATTGAAATGGTAATTGTTGGAACTGTAACTCCAGACCATGTATTTCCATCTACATCGAATGTTATTTGCGATAAGATTGGTGCTAAAAATGCCTGGGGATACGACTTGTCGGCTGCTTGTTCCGGATTTCTTTTTGCACTAACTACTGCGGCACAGTTTATTGAAACAGGATTTCACAAGAAAATTATTGTAGTTGGTGCCGATAAAATGTCTTCTATTATTAATTACAAAGATCGCTCTACTTGTATAATTTTTGGTGATGGAGCCGGAGCTGTTTTGTTAGAGCCTAACGCAGAAGGACTAGGTTTTATAGACGCTATTATGAAAGCAGATGGTGCAGGAAGAAATTATTTGCATCAAAAAGCCGGAGGATCTTTAAAGCCTGCTTCCCATGCTACAGTTGACGCAGAGGAACATTTTGTGTACCAAGAAGGGCAAACTGTATTTAAGGCTGCCGTAAAGGGAATGGCGGATGTGTCTGCTCAGATAATGGAGCGTAATAAACTTACAAGCAATGATGTAAGTTGGTTGTTGGCGCATCAAGCCAATAAGCGCATTATTGATGCTACCGCAGAGCGTATGGGGTTGAATTCAGACAAAGTGTTAATGAATATTCAGCGTTACGGAAATACTACCGCAGGCACTATTCCGCTGCTCATGTGGGATTTTGAAAAGCAATTTAAAAAGGGCGATAATATTGTAATATCCGCTTTTGGTGGAGGGTTTACGTGGGGCTCTATTTATTTGAAGTGGGCGTATTAAATAATGTTGAATGCTTAATTATAAATGTTGAATGGAATATTTATATCTATTCTCCTTGTTTTTCAATTCGAATACCCGCATCTAATATAAGAGGAAGTTCTTCTGCGCGCATACCTTGTTCAAGTGTAAATATATATTTTCCTTGGAGCGGAAATAATACTTTTCGCTTAAATGGAATTTGATTGTCCCAAATATCTCCAAGCCCCTCTCCAAGCCATTTCCCGGACTCATCTGCTAAAATACACTCTAGTGTGTCTTTTGCAAATTTTCCGTTCGGAAATTGTGTGGTAATAAATAAAAATAAATTATTGTACGGATAGCCATCTGCATTTCGCACGTTGATGTAAAAATTATGGTTACTTAGTGTATCTGTTACATTAACCTCGAAACTAAGCTTCTCATCTATATTCCAAAGTTGATCGGAAATTTGTTTGTTCTCTTCAAACACTCTGTTTTTGTCGCAGGAAGATAATGTAGAAATGAGTAGTAGGTAGATGGTAATAAGTAGTATATTTTTTAAAAAGTTCATTTTTTATACAATTAGTGCGTTTGTTTCTTCATCTGGTTTTTGCATGCCAATGCGGATGTCTAAAATTTTTCTTCTTATAGGATTTGTCAGATAGCTTAAAATAGCTACAGAGCCAAATCTGTCATCTACTTCTATGCCCGTAATTACAAACCCCGCTTTTAGTTTCGGAATTATTACACCGTTATTTGAGAGTTTATGCCTACTGTAAATTCGCTGAAATCCCTTTTCGGAAAGCTCCTTTATCAATAAGTGCAAAAAAGCTGTATAGATTCCCTTGTTTCTGTATTCGGGCTCAATGGCTGTATTTACCATATATATTTCGTCAGCAGCTTTTTGCACCCCCCAACTCCAACCTATTGCTTTACCGTCACTATAGAACAGGTATCTGTAAACAAATAATTTCTCAAGATTTTTTCCTAATTCCCTTACAGAAATTTTTTCTTCTTCGGATAAAGCTTCGTTCCAGTTGTAATCATAGTTGCCGTCAAATAGTCGAGGTCTATTCGCTCTCGTAATTGAGGCAAATTTGGATGTGTCGGTTTCTTTCTCGCAACAAATTGTATCAATCAAAGGGATCATTTTACGGATCTTTTTATAATTCAACACTCACAACTCAACATTCAAAATTATTTTTTTGGTCTATTGTCCGGTCTTCTTCTGTTGTTATTGTTATTTGGTCGGTTTCTATTTCTGTTTTGATTGTTGTGTTGAGGCTTTCTCTTCTTGTCAAACCTATTTATGTTGTCTTGTCCCACCACATTTTCAAAATCAGGTTCTTTTACTTTAATCTCTTTATTTACGTACTCAATTAAATCTTCCGGAAAGTTATTATCCTTATTTAATGCCAATACTTGCTTTACTCTGTCAACGGGAACTTCAATGAATACGCTTGGTTCTGTGGTATACGAATACCACATCTTACGCCTAAAAATATCTGTTTTTTGATGAAAAGCATCG
This genomic window from Bacteroidota bacterium contains:
- a CDS encoding ketoacyl-ACP synthase III; translated protein: MQKVTAAITAVGGYVPDFVLSNEVLETMVETNSEWIESRTGIKERRILKGEGKATSDMCVEAINQLLKKRGIGAEEIEMVIVGTVTPDHVFPSTSNVICDKIGAKNAWGYDLSAACSGFLFALTTAAQFIETGFHKKIIVVGADKMSSIINYKDRSTCIIFGDGAGAVLLEPNAEGLGFIDAIMKADGAGRNYLHQKAGGSLKPASHATVDAEEHFVYQEGQTVFKAAVKGMADVSAQIMERNKLTSNDVSWLLAHQANKRIIDATAERMGLNSDKVLMNIQRYGNTTAGTIPLLMWDFEKQFKKGDNIVISAFGGGFTWGSIYLKWAY
- a CDS encoding gliding motility lipoprotein GldH, translating into MNFLKNILLITIYLLLISTLSSCDKNRVFEENKQISDQLWNIDEKLSFEVNVTDTLSNHNFYINVRNADGYPYNNLFLFITTQFPNGKFAKDTLECILADESGKWLGEGLGDIWDNQIPFKRKVLFPLQGKYIFTLEQGMRAEELPLILDAGIRIEKQGE
- a CDS encoding GNAT family N-acetyltransferase, which produces MIDTICCEKETDTSKFASITRANRPRLFDGNYDYNWNEALSEEEKISVRELGKNLEKLFVYRYLFYSDGKAIGWSWGVQKAADEIYMVNTAIEPEYRNKGIYTAFLHLLIKELSEKGFQRIYSRHKLSNNGVIIPKLKAGFVITGIEVDDRFGSVAILSYLTNPIRRKILDIRIGMQKPDEETNALIV
- a CDS encoding riboflavin synthase, whose protein sequence is MFTGIIEEVGEVIAINTSKTNTVFTIKSSFTADLQINQSVAHNGVCLSVTAKENNTYQVTAIQETLQKTNLSAVKIGDKVNLERCLSASARFDGHIVQGHVDATATCVSIKDMDGSWVFEFKHAVKPEFITVEKGSVAVNGISLTVVNSKKDRFSIAVIPYTFQHTNLHKLQVGEDVNIEFDVVGKYMAKLSAGYLPNL